The following are encoded together in the Pleurocapsa sp. FMAR1 genome:
- a CDS encoding LmeA family phospholipid-binding protein — MFGTENLGEQALNKIAELALSSQLEDAERLEVKVNTAPEKLANGELESLLIKEEGLIIETDLRVEALEIETKAIAVNPLKALTGNIELTQPTEGTARLVLTETDLNCALNSPELRAKIDVLDTYLTTGQGKLTVPQKKCQFRKDGTVAVEALVELQPSGETKEVAFTATPKIAPGNRSVVLEDIRYEPGKEISEDLTQAFLDKAEKMLDLRNFEKQGLALRIHRLTVEAGRIKLLAVADITQFPTL, encoded by the coding sequence ATGTTTGGAACAGAAAATCTTGGGGAGCAAGCACTCAACAAAATTGCCGAATTAGCTTTATCTTCTCAACTAGAAGATGCAGAGCGTCTAGAAGTCAAAGTTAATACTGCTCCAGAAAAACTAGCCAATGGCGAGTTAGAATCGCTTTTAATCAAAGAGGAAGGATTGATTATTGAAACCGATTTGCGGGTGGAAGCGCTAGAAATTGAGACAAAGGCGATCGCTGTCAATCCTTTGAAAGCTTTAACAGGCAATATCGAGCTTACCCAACCCACCGAAGGAACTGCCCGTTTAGTTTTAACCGAAACCGATCTTAACTGCGCTTTGAACTCACCAGAACTTAGAGCCAAAATTGATGTTTTAGACACATATTTAACAACAGGACAGGGAAAGCTGACAGTTCCCCAAAAAAAATGCCAGTTTCGCAAAGATGGAACAGTAGCGGTAGAAGCTCTAGTTGAGTTACAACCATCGGGCGAGACTAAAGAGGTGGCATTTACGGCAACCCCCAAAATTGCGCCAGGAAATAGAAGCGTCGTGCTAGAGGATATTCGATACGAGCCAGGGAAAGAGATATCAGAAGACTTAACCCAAGCGTTTCTAGATAAAGCTGAAAAAATGTTAGACTTGCGTAACTTTGAGAAACAAGGACTCGCTCTACGCATTCATCGCCTTACTGTAGAAGCTGGTCGGATAAAGCTTTTGGCGGTAGCGGATATTACTCAATTTCCCACCCTCTAA